The proteins below come from a single Streptococcus canis genomic window:
- the ppc gene encoding phosphoenolpyruvate carboxylase has product MSLKKLESSSHSTIIAEEVAILKEMLKKITCRMIGDEAFKTIETIVNLSEQQDYAGLETIIANISNQEMDVISRYFSILPLLINISEDVDLAYEINYQNNTNTDYLGKLALTIEDLAEKDNGKDILEQVNVVPVLTAHPTQVQRKTILELTNHIHDLLRKYRDVKAGVVNQEKWHNELYRYIEIIMQTDIIREKKLKVKNEITNVMQYYNGSLIQAVTKLTTEYKNLAQKHGLELDNPKPITMGMWIGGDRDGNPFVTAETLRLSATVQSEVIFNYYIDKIAALYRTFSLSSTLVQPNSEVERLASLSQDQSIYRENEPYRRAFHYIQSRLKQTQMQLSNQPAAVLMSSNVEPNTSAWSSPASVENPILAYGSPVDFKADLKVIEQSLFDNGNSALIEGDLREVIQAVDIFGFFLASIDMRQDSSVQEACVAELLKGANIVDDYSSLSETEKCDVLLQQLMEEPRTLSSAAVAKSDLLEKELAIYTAARELKDRLGEEVIKQHIISHTESVSDMFELAIMLKEVGLVDQQQARVQIVPLFETIEDLDNARDIMTAYLSHDIVKSWIATNGNYQEIMLGYSDSNKDGGYLASCWTLYKAQNELTAIGEEYGVKITFFHGRGGTVGRGGGPSYDAITSQPFGSIKDRIRLTEQGEIIENKYGNKDVAYYHLEMLISASINRMVTHMLTNPDDIDSFREIMDGIVADSNTIYRELVFDNPHFYDYFFEASPIKEISSLNIGSRPAARRTITEIAGLRAIPWVFSWSQNRIMFPGWYGVGSAFKRYIDQAEGNLERLQQMYQTWPFFHSLLSNVDMVLSKSNMNIAFQYAQLATSQDVRDVFHVILDEWQLTKNVILAIEGHEELLEDNPSLKQSLTFRLPYFNVLNYIQIELIKRLRNHQLREEDEKLIHTTINGIATGLRNSG; this is encoded by the coding sequence TTGTCACTTAAAAAGTTAGAGAGTAGCAGCCATTCAACTATTATCGCTGAAGAGGTTGCCATCTTAAAAGAAATGTTGAAGAAAATCACGTGTCGAATGATTGGGGACGAAGCCTTTAAGACTATCGAAACCATTGTTAATTTATCTGAACAACAAGATTATGCGGGCTTGGAAACGATTATTGCTAATATTTCTAATCAAGAGATGGATGTGATTTCAAGATACTTTTCAATCTTGCCTTTGTTAATTAATATTTCAGAAGATGTTGATTTGGCCTACGAAATCAATTACCAGAATAATACTAATACGGATTATTTAGGGAAGTTAGCCTTAACCATTGAGGATCTTGCTGAAAAAGATAATGGTAAAGACATTTTGGAGCAGGTTAATGTGGTTCCTGTATTAACAGCCCACCCGACGCAAGTCCAACGAAAAACCATCCTTGAATTGACAAACCATATTCATGATCTCCTTCGGAAATACCGTGACGTTAAAGCTGGTGTGGTTAATCAGGAGAAGTGGCATAATGAACTCTATCGTTACATTGAAATCATTATGCAGACAGATATTATTCGTGAGAAAAAACTCAAGGTCAAAAATGAGATTACCAATGTGATGCAATATTACAATGGTTCCCTCATTCAGGCTGTGACTAAGTTGACAACAGAGTACAAAAACTTAGCCCAAAAACACGGTCTAGAGTTAGACAATCCCAAACCCATTACCATGGGGATGTGGATTGGTGGGGACCGTGATGGCAACCCCTTTGTCACAGCTGAAACCTTGCGCTTGTCTGCTACGGTTCAAAGTGAGGTTATCTTTAATTACTATATTGACAAAATAGCAGCCCTTTACCGAACATTTTCCTTGTCGTCAACCTTGGTACAACCAAACTCGGAAGTGGAACGTTTAGCCAGTTTGTCTCAAGATCAATCGATTTACCGTGAAAATGAACCTTATCGCAGAGCCTTTCATTACATTCAATCGCGTCTTAAGCAAACGCAAATGCAATTAAGTAATCAGCCAGCAGCAGTTCTTATGAGCAGTAATGTGGAGCCAAACACATCTGCTTGGTCCTCACCAGCTAGTGTAGAAAATCCTATCTTAGCCTATGGTTCTCCTGTTGATTTTAAAGCTGATCTAAAGGTTATTGAGCAGTCGCTATTTGATAATGGCAACTCCGCTTTGATTGAGGGGGATTTGCGAGAAGTCATACAAGCTGTTGATATTTTTGGTTTCTTCTTAGCAAGTATTGACATGAGACAAGATTCCAGTGTTCAAGAAGCTTGTGTGGCAGAGTTGTTAAAAGGCGCCAATATTGTTGACGATTATAGCTCCCTTTCAGAAACTGAAAAATGTGATGTCCTCTTACAACAATTAATGGAGGAGCCAAGGACTTTATCTTCAGCAGCAGTTGCTAAATCAGACCTATTAGAAAAAGAACTGGCTATTTATACTGCGGCAAGAGAGCTGAAAGATAGGCTTGGAGAAGAGGTTATTAAGCAACATATTATCTCACATACAGAAAGTGTCTCTGATATGTTTGAGTTGGCCATCATGCTTAAAGAAGTGGGATTAGTTGACCAGCAACAGGCTCGTGTGCAAATTGTTCCCCTCTTTGAAACCATCGAGGATCTAGATAATGCGCGTGACATTATGACAGCCTATTTAAGCCATGACATTGTCAAATCGTGGATTGCAACGAATGGTAATTACCAAGAAATCATGTTGGGCTATTCTGATAGTAATAAAGATGGTGGCTACTTGGCATCATGTTGGACTCTTTACAAAGCTCAGAATGAATTGACAGCTATTGGTGAGGAATATGGGGTGAAAATCACCTTCTTCCATGGTCGTGGAGGAACAGTTGGTCGAGGAGGTGGCCCTTCTTATGACGCCATTACCTCACAACCTTTTGGTTCCATCAAAGATCGGATTCGTCTGACGGAGCAAGGAGAAATTATTGAAAATAAATACGGCAATAAAGATGTCGCTTATTACCATTTGGAAATGCTGATTTCAGCTTCTATCAATCGTATGGTGACTCACATGTTGACCAATCCCGATGACATTGATAGCTTTAGAGAAATTATGGATGGCATTGTTGCTGATAGCAACACCATTTATCGAGAATTGGTTTTTGACAATCCTCATTTCTATGATTATTTCTTTGAAGCCAGTCCGATCAAGGAAATTTCCAGTCTTAACATTGGATCAAGACCAGCAGCCCGTAGAACGATTACGGAAATTGCAGGCTTGCGTGCCATTCCTTGGGTCTTTTCATGGTCACAAAATCGTATTATGTTCCCAGGTTGGTATGGGGTAGGTTCTGCCTTTAAGCGTTATATTGACCAAGCAGAAGGTAACCTTGAACGCCTCCAACAGATGTATCAGACTTGGCCATTTTTCCATTCCTTATTATCGAATGTGGATATGGTTCTATCAAAATCAAATATGAACATCGCTTTCCAATATGCACAGCTAGCAACTAGCCAAGATGTTAGAGATGTCTTCCATGTGATTTTAGACGAATGGCAGTTGACCAAAAATGTCATTCTTGCTATCGAAGGGCATGAGGAGTTGTTAGAGGATAATCCTTCTTTGAAACAAAGTTTGACCTTCCGCCTGCCTTACTTTAATGTCTTAAATTATATTCAGATTGAATTGATTAAGCGCCTTCGTAACCATCAGTTAAGGGAAGAAGATGAAAAATTAATTCACACGACAATCAATGGTATTGCAACTGGCTTACGCAATTCAGGCTAA
- the pepF gene encoding oligoendopeptidase F: MELKKRSEFPENELWDLTALYKDRQDFLLAIEKALQDIDLFKRNYEGRLTSVDDFTQALMVIEHIYIQMSHISTYAFMPQTTDFSSEAFAQIAQAGDDFMTKANISLSFFDTALANADLEVLDALEKNPYFSAAIRMAKIQKEHLLSPDVEKALANLREVINAPYDIYTKMRAGDFDMEDFEVDGKTYKNSFVSYENFYQNHENTEIREKAFRSFSKGLRKHQNTAAAAYLAKVKSEKLLADMKGYASVFDYLLAEQEVDRSLFDRQIDLIMTEFGPVAQKFLKHVADVNGLEKMTFADWKLDIDNELNPEVSIDGAYDLVMKSLAPLGQEYTQEIQRYQTERWVDFAANANKDSGGYAADPYKVHPYVLMSWTGRMSDVYTLIHEIGHSGQFIFSDNHQSYFNTHMSTYYVEAPSTFNELMLSDYLEHQFDDPRQKRFALAHRLTDTYFHNFITHLLEAAFQRKVYTLIEEGGTFGAEQLNAMMKEVLTEFWGDAIEIDDDAALTWMRQAHYYMGLYSYTYSAGLVISTAGYLNLKNNPNGAKEWLDFLKSGGSRTPLDTAMLIGADIATEKPLRDTIQFLSDTVDQIINYTEDMSHA, encoded by the coding sequence ATGGAATTGAAAAAACGTTCAGAATTTCCTGAAAATGAACTTTGGGATTTGACAGCCCTTTACAAAGATCGCCAAGATTTTCTACTCGCTATTGAGAAAGCCTTGCAAGACATCGACCTGTTCAAGCGCAATTATGAAGGTCGCTTGACATCGGTGGACGATTTCACTCAGGCCTTGATGGTAATTGAGCACATTTACATTCAAATGAGTCATATCAGCACCTATGCTTTCATGCCACAGACTACCGATTTTTCAAGCGAAGCCTTTGCTCAAATCGCTCAGGCTGGTGATGATTTCATGACCAAGGCTAATATTTCCCTCAGCTTTTTTGACACTGCCTTAGCCAATGCTGATTTAGAGGTTCTTGATGCCTTAGAAAAGAATCCTTATTTTAGCGCAGCTATTCGCATGGCAAAAATTCAAAAAGAACACCTCTTAAGTCCTGATGTGGAAAAAGCTTTGGCTAACTTACGCGAGGTTATCAATGCTCCTTACGACATTTATACCAAAATGCGGGCTGGTGACTTTGACATGGAGGATTTTGAAGTAGATGGGAAAACCTATAAAAATAGCTTTGTTTCTTACGAAAACTTCTATCAGAATCACGAAAATACTGAGATTCGTGAAAAAGCCTTCCGCTCTTTTTCAAAAGGTCTTCGCAAACATCAAAATACAGCTGCAGCAGCTTACTTAGCTAAGGTCAAATCGGAAAAACTTTTAGCAGACATGAAAGGCTATGCTTCTGTCTTTGATTATCTCCTTGCAGAACAAGAAGTAGACCGTAGCCTATTTGACCGTCAGATTGATTTGATTATGACTGAGTTTGGACCAGTTGCTCAAAAATTCTTAAAACACGTGGCAGACGTCAATGGTCTTGAAAAAATGACCTTTGCTGACTGGAAACTAGATATTGATAATGAACTCAATCCAGAAGTCAGCATCGATGGTGCCTATGACCTCGTGATGAAGTCTCTAGCCCCGTTAGGGCAAGAATATACCCAAGAAATCCAACGTTACCAAACTGAGCGCTGGGTTGACTTTGCTGCTAATGCCAATAAAGATTCTGGGGGCTATGCTGCTGATCCCTACAAGGTTCATCCTTACGTCTTAATGAGCTGGACTGGCAGAATGTCTGATGTCTATACCCTTATTCACGAAATCGGTCACTCTGGTCAATTCATTTTTTCAGATAATCACCAAAGCTACTTCAACACTCACATGTCAACTTATTATGTCGAAGCGCCATCAACCTTTAATGAATTAATGTTAAGTGATTATTTGGAACATCAATTTGATGACCCTCGTCAAAAACGCTTTGCTCTTGCTCATCGCCTAACAGATACCTACTTCCATAATTTCATTACTCATTTATTAGAAGCAGCTTTCCAACGTAAGGTTTACACCCTTATTGAAGAAGGTGGCACTTTCGGAGCTGAACAATTAAATGCCATGATGAAAGAGGTTCTAACAGAATTTTGGGGAGATGCCATTGAGATTGACGATGATGCAGCCCTTACTTGGATGCGTCAGGCACATTATTACATGGGCTTATACAGTTATACTTACTCTGCAGGACTTGTTATTTCAACAGCTGGTTACCTCAACCTTAAAAACAATCCAAATGGGGCAAAAGAATGGCTTGATTTCCTAAAATCAGGTGGAAGCCGTACGCCGCTTGATACTGCGATGCTCATTGGAGCTGATATTGCCACTGAAAAACCTCTTCGTGATACCATTCAATTCTTAAGCGATACGGTTGACCAAATTATTAACTACACTGAGGACATGTCCCATGCCTAA
- a CDS encoding glutathione peroxidase: protein MPNLYDFTVKAQNGNDLSLAAYKEKVVLIVNTATKCGLTPQYQSLQALYDTYRDKGFEILDFPCNQFLNQAPGDAEDINHFCSLTYHTTFPRFAKIKVNGKETDPLFAWLKEEKSGPLGRRIEWNFAKFLIDQNGQVIKRYSSKTNPKLIEKDLKILLD from the coding sequence ATGCCTAATCTCTATGATTTTACGGTTAAAGCCCAAAACGGGAATGACCTTTCCTTAGCTGCTTATAAAGAAAAGGTGGTTTTGATTGTTAATACGGCTACCAAGTGTGGATTAACCCCACAATACCAATCCTTGCAGGCATTATATGACACTTATCGTGACAAAGGATTTGAGATCCTAGACTTTCCCTGCAATCAGTTTTTAAATCAAGCTCCTGGAGATGCTGAAGATATTAATCACTTTTGCAGCCTGACTTATCACACCACTTTTCCTCGCTTTGCTAAAATCAAAGTGAATGGTAAAGAAACTGACCCTTTGTTTGCCTGGTTAAAAGAGGAAAAAAGTGGACCTCTTGGCAGACGCATTGAGTGGAATTTTGCTAAATTTCTTATTGACCAAAATGGACAGGTGATTAAGCGCTACTCCTCAAAAACTAACCCTAAGCTAATTGAAAAAGACCTTAAAATACTTCTTGATTAA
- a CDS encoding DUF4430 domain-containing protein: MNKGFKTGFLALVVLLLVACSQGGDQAPLSKVQKADHQVRLIVKEDTNTIDEKVSFDKGDTVLEVLKDDYEVKEKAGFITAIDGIEQDTKANKYWLFKVNGKMAEKGANQITVKDGDKIEFYQDVLN, translated from the coding sequence GTGAACAAAGGATTTAAAACAGGATTTCTAGCGCTTGTTGTTCTGCTATTAGTGGCCTGTTCACAAGGAGGAGACCAAGCCCCTTTGTCAAAGGTTCAAAAAGCAGACCATCAGGTTCGTTTAATTGTCAAAGAAGATACCAATACCATTGACGAAAAAGTTTCTTTTGACAAAGGAGATACAGTGCTTGAGGTGCTCAAAGATGATTATGAGGTCAAGGAAAAAGCTGGCTTTATCACAGCTATTGATGGCATTGAGCAAGATACTAAAGCTAATAAATATTGGCTGTTTAAGGTCAATGGTAAAATGGCAGAAAAAGGAGCTAATCAAATCACTGTCAAAGATGGCGATAAGATTGAATTCTATCAAGACGTTCTGAACTAG
- a CDS encoding ECF transporter S component encodes MSTKLMSRVAIMSALCFVLRMAFSSLPNVQPVTAIFLGYLLYFGLAEAILVMMLCLFLSAFLLGFGPWVFWQITCFGLVLLLWRFVFFPLSQQLSKYQLACQSLLAASCGLLYGVLIDTCFAYVYSMPWWSYVLVGMPFNIAHALSTLLFFPVIMILFRRLVGEQRI; translated from the coding sequence ATGTCAACTAAGCTTATGAGTCGCGTTGCTATCATGTCAGCCCTATGTTTTGTGTTGAGAATGGCTTTTAGCAGCCTACCCAATGTGCAGCCTGTGACGGCTATTTTTTTAGGGTATCTCCTTTACTTTGGGTTAGCAGAAGCTATATTAGTCATGATGTTGTGTCTATTTTTATCAGCCTTTTTGCTGGGCTTTGGACCGTGGGTCTTTTGGCAAATCACTTGCTTTGGACTTGTTCTCTTGCTATGGCGATTTGTCTTTTTCCCCTTGTCTCAACAACTCTCCAAATATCAGCTTGCCTGTCAGAGTCTCTTGGCCGCCTCATGTGGACTTCTTTATGGGGTATTGATAGACACTTGTTTTGCTTACGTATATAGTATGCCTTGGTGGAGTTATGTCTTAGTAGGCATGCCTTTTAATATAGCGCATGCCCTATCAACTCTGCTCTTTTTCCCAGTTATTATGATATTATTTAGGAGGTTAGTCGGTGAACAAAGGATTTAA
- a CDS encoding glycoside hydrolase family 25 protein gives MRRRIKPIVVLVFFALLAILLIIGKIQADQAKQKELEEAKANVPIMTSSSSKTKTSTSETEDFILNPIIDVSGWQLPEEMDYDTLSHHISGAIVRVYGGSQITAHNNAAFTTGIDKSFKKHIKEFQKRKVPVAVYSYALGRSTKEMREEARTFYKNASPFNPTYYWIDVEEATMKDMNKGVKAFREELEKLGAENVGIYIGTYFMAEQEISTKGFDAIWIPTYGSDSGYYEAAPNTTLDYDLHQYTSQGYVNGFNNPLDLNQIAVTKDAKKTFEKLFGKIKD, from the coding sequence ATGAGAAGAAGAATAAAACCTATTGTTGTGCTCGTCTTCTTTGCCTTACTGGCGATTTTATTAATTATCGGAAAGATTCAAGCTGATCAGGCCAAGCAAAAAGAGCTTGAAGAGGCCAAGGCCAATGTTCCCATTATGACCAGCAGTTCCAGTAAAACAAAGACGAGCACTTCTGAAACTGAAGACTTTATTTTAAATCCTATTATTGATGTTTCCGGTTGGCAACTCCCAGAAGAAATGGATTACGATACCTTATCCCACCATATCTCAGGAGCAATTGTTCGTGTCTACGGAGGGTCACAAATCACAGCCCATAACAATGCTGCTTTCACAACTGGAATTGACAAATCATTTAAAAAACACATCAAAGAATTTCAAAAGCGCAAGGTTCCTGTGGCTGTTTACAGCTATGCTCTTGGACGTAGCACCAAAGAAATGCGAGAAGAGGCTAGAACCTTTTATAAGAATGCCTCTCCCTTCAACCCTACTTACTATTGGATTGACGTTGAAGAAGCTACCATGAAGGACATGAATAAAGGGGTCAAAGCCTTCCGTGAAGAACTTGAAAAACTTGGGGCTGAAAATGTCGGTATATATATTGGTACCTACTTTATGGCGGAGCAGGAAATTTCAACCAAGGGCTTCGATGCCATCTGGATTCCAACTTACGGGAGCGATTCTGGTTACTACGAGGCAGCTCCTAATACGACCTTAGATTACGATTTGCATCAGTATACCTCCCAAGGTTATGTCAATGGTTTTAATAATCCTTTGGATTTAAATCAGATTGCAGTGACAAAAGATGCCAAAAAAACTTTCGAAAAACTCTTCGGGAAAATCAAAGACTAG
- the thiT gene encoding energy-coupled thiamine transporter ThiT — protein sequence MSPNTNVKYLIEAAIFAALAMALSFIPDFAGWFSPSYGAIPLVIFSLRRGLKYGILAGLIWGLLHFALGKVYYLSMSQVFIEYILAFISMGLAGCLSDTLVKSLRLQKKSYAFLIAFLASFLAIGVRYLWHFIAGVIFWGSYAPKGMSAIWYSFTVNGTAGMLTLLVTLLALLIILPTQPQFFDPKD from the coding sequence ATGTCACCAAACACCAATGTCAAATACCTTATCGAAGCTGCTATTTTTGCTGCTCTAGCAATGGCACTTTCTTTTATTCCAGATTTTGCTGGCTGGTTTAGCCCTTCTTATGGTGCTATTCCACTGGTTATTTTCTCTTTGCGCCGTGGGTTAAAATACGGCATATTGGCAGGGCTCATTTGGGGACTGCTTCACTTTGCACTTGGCAAAGTTTACTATCTCAGCATGTCCCAAGTCTTTATTGAATATATCCTAGCCTTTATTTCTATGGGTCTCGCCGGTTGTTTGTCTGACACTTTAGTCAAATCCTTGAGACTGCAAAAGAAATCTTATGCTTTTCTCATCGCCTTTCTAGCTAGCTTCTTGGCTATTGGGGTTCGTTACCTGTGGCACTTTATAGCCGGTGTTATTTTCTGGGGGAGCTATGCTCCTAAGGGCATGTCTGCTATCTGGTATTCATTCACTGTTAATGGAACTGCCGGCATGCTAACCTTATTAGTCACTCTATTAGCCCTTTTGATTATCTTACCAACTCAGCCTCAATTTTTTGATCCAAAAGACTAA
- a CDS encoding aminoacyl-tRNA deacylase, giving the protein MAKKTKLKKTLVEQILDKAKITHQRLNLNALEGDLPEGIQPSDIYKTLALTGDKTGPLIGIIPLTEHLSEKQLAKVSGNKKVSMIPQKDLQKTTGYIHGANNPIGIRQKHSYPIFIDQTALDKGQLIVSAGEVGRSIQISSQALADFVGASFADLKEKK; this is encoded by the coding sequence ATGGCTAAAAAAACAAAACTCAAAAAAACCTTAGTAGAACAAATCCTCGATAAGGCTAAGATTACTCATCAAAGGCTCAATCTTAATGCTTTAGAAGGTGACTTGCCAGAGGGCATCCAGCCGTCCGATATTTACAAAACCCTTGCTCTGACTGGTGATAAAACAGGACCTCTGATTGGCATTATTCCATTAACAGAACACTTATCAGAAAAACAATTAGCAAAAGTATCCGGCAATAAAAAAGTGTCAATGATTCCTCAAAAAGACTTGCAAAAGACAACTGGCTATATTCATGGCGCCAATAATCCTATCGGGATTCGTCAAAAACATTCCTACCCTATTTTTATTGACCAAACTGCACTTGATAAAGGACAACTGATTGTTTCAGCTGGTGAGGTTGGTCGTTCTATTCAGATTTCTAGCCAAGCTCTAGCTGATTTTGTTGGGGCAAGCTTTGCTGATTTAAAGGAAAAAAAATAA
- a CDS encoding DDE-type integrase/transposase/recombinase, with product MGDLTNIPTTVGTLYLSVFIDIYSRKIVGWAIGRYMKAQLVTDTFKQAYHRERPKEGLIVPTNQGS from the coding sequence CTGGGGGATTTAACCAATATTCCGACAACAGTAGGCACTCTTTATTTATCAGTCTTTATAGACATTTATAGTAGAAAGATTGTTGGTTGGGCAATAGGAAGATACATGAAAGCTCAGTTGGTAACAGATACTTTCAAACAAGCTTATCATAGAGAAAGACCCAAAGAAGGACTCATCGTCCCTACAAACCAAGGTTCTTAA